One Cellulosimicrobium protaetiae genomic region harbors:
- a CDS encoding sulfate ABC transporter permease, with translation MDSSPWVRRTLRTVVVVYLVLLVGWPVSLVARNAFADGLETFQRALADPSVVFALQLTAAVAVQVVLINTIFGVGISMLIVRYDFPGKALLNALLDLPLSVSPIVVGLSLVLVYGKNGWFGGSLEDAGLQVIFAPPGIVLATAFVCLPLVIREVVPVLTEIGTDEELAATSLGASRLQTFRRITLPAIRWAVVYGVVLTLARALGEFGAVKVVSGNFEGRTQTSTLLVEQRYQDFEQGTAYAVAFLLASVSVACIVAVTFLRSDDASASTSSARRPARPARARRTGAPTKADA, from the coding sequence GTGGATAGCTCCCCCTGGGTGCGGCGCACGCTGCGCACCGTCGTGGTCGTCTACCTCGTGCTGCTCGTCGGGTGGCCGGTCTCGCTCGTCGCGAGGAACGCGTTCGCCGACGGCCTCGAGACGTTCCAGCGCGCGCTCGCCGACCCGTCCGTCGTCTTCGCCCTCCAGCTCACCGCCGCCGTCGCGGTGCAGGTCGTGCTCATCAACACGATCTTCGGCGTCGGGATCTCGATGCTCATCGTGCGGTACGACTTCCCGGGCAAGGCCCTCCTCAACGCCCTGCTCGACCTCCCGCTGTCGGTCTCGCCCATCGTCGTCGGGCTCTCGCTCGTGCTCGTGTACGGCAAGAACGGCTGGTTCGGCGGGTCGCTGGAGGACGCCGGTCTTCAGGTGATCTTCGCGCCCCCGGGCATCGTGCTGGCGACGGCGTTCGTGTGCCTCCCGCTCGTCATCCGCGAGGTCGTGCCCGTCCTCACCGAGATCGGCACCGACGAGGAGCTCGCCGCGACGAGCCTCGGCGCGAGCCGGTTGCAGACCTTCCGGCGCATCACGCTGCCCGCGATCCGGTGGGCGGTGGTCTACGGGGTCGTGCTCACGCTCGCCCGTGCGCTCGGCGAGTTCGGTGCCGTCAAGGTCGTGTCCGGCAACTTCGAGGGCCGCACCCAGACGTCCACGCTCCTCGTCGAGCAGCGCTACCAGGACTTCGAGCAGGGCACGGCCTACGCGGTCGCGTTCCTCCTCGCGTCCGTCTCGGTCGCGTGCATCGTCGCCGTCACGTTCCTGCGTTCCGACGACGCGTCGGCCAGCACGTCCTCCGCCCGCCGCCCCGCCCGCCCCGCCCGTGCCCGTCGCACGGGCGCCCCCACGAAGGCCGACGCATGA
- a CDS encoding sulfate ABC transporter substrate-binding protein, which produces MRRLRTTITLAAATAATALVLTACAPTAVDGSGGGDASGDSTAEPTTLSLVGFAVPKAGNDAAQELWGETEDGQGVTWETSYGASGDQSRAVADGLEADYVHFSLEGDVTRLVDAGLVAEDWNAGDNKGIVSQSVVVLVVREGNPKNIQSWEDIVQPGVEIVTPNPGSSGSARWNILAGWGSVIANGGSEEDATEYLRKFFTNAVALPGSGRDATTAFTSGTGDVLLSYENEAILARQNGETFDYVVPDQTLLIENPAAVTVDADPKAQSYLDFVLTPEGQEAFAHVGFRPLTGDDVDFDVEGANDPSDPFPAVPTLLTIADDFGGWSATNDKFFGDEGLVTKIQAETGKQ; this is translated from the coding sequence ATGCGACGCCTCCGGACGACGATCACCCTCGCGGCTGCCACGGCAGCCACCGCTCTGGTCCTCACCGCCTGCGCGCCGACCGCCGTCGACGGCTCCGGCGGGGGCGACGCCTCGGGAGACTCCACCGCCGAGCCCACCACGCTCTCCCTCGTCGGCTTCGCCGTGCCCAAGGCGGGCAACGACGCCGCGCAGGAGCTGTGGGGCGAGACGGAGGACGGCCAGGGCGTCACGTGGGAGACGTCGTACGGCGCCTCCGGCGACCAGAGCCGCGCCGTCGCCGACGGCCTGGAGGCCGACTACGTGCACTTCTCGCTCGAGGGCGACGTCACGCGCCTCGTCGACGCGGGCCTCGTCGCCGAGGACTGGAACGCGGGCGACAACAAGGGCATCGTCAGCCAGTCCGTCGTCGTGCTCGTCGTGCGCGAGGGCAACCCGAAGAACATCCAGAGCTGGGAGGACATCGTCCAGCCCGGCGTCGAGATCGTCACCCCGAACCCCGGCTCGTCGGGCTCGGCCCGCTGGAACATCCTCGCCGGGTGGGGCAGCGTCATCGCGAACGGAGGCTCGGAGGAGGACGCGACCGAGTACCTGCGGAAGTTCTTCACCAACGCCGTCGCGCTCCCGGGCAGCGGCCGCGACGCCACCACGGCGTTCACGTCCGGCACGGGCGACGTCCTGCTGTCCTACGAGAACGAGGCGATCCTCGCACGCCAGAACGGCGAGACCTTCGACTACGTGGTCCCCGACCAGACCCTCCTCATCGAGAACCCGGCCGCGGTGACGGTCGACGCCGACCCGAAGGCGCAGAGCTACCTCGACTTCGTCCTGACGCCCGAGGGCCAGGAGGCGTTCGCGCACGTGGGCTTCCGCCCCCTGACCGGGGACGACGTCGACTTCGACGTCGAGGGCGCCAACGACCCGAGCGACCCGTTCCCGGCCGTCCCGACGCTCCTCACCATCGCCGACGACTTCGGCGGCTGGTCGGCCACGAACGACAAGTTCTTCGGCGACGAGGGCCTCGTGACCAAGATCCAGGCCGAGACCGGGAAGCAGTGA
- the purF gene encoding amidophosphoribosyltransferase, with protein sequence MAPRGDGLLNHDLMPGEKGPQDACGVFGVWAPGEEVAKLAYFGLYALQHRGQESAGIATSNGEQILVYKDMGLVSQVFDETALNALTGHIAVGHCRYSTTGGVTWENAQPTLGATASGTVALGHNGNLTNSAELVNLVAERYGSQRRGELARGNTTDTALVTALLAGDADHTLEATALEVLPRLRGAFSLVFMDERTLYAARDPQGVRPLVLGRLERGWVVASETPALDIVGASFVREVEPGELIAIDADGLRSQRFAPAERAGCVFEYVYLARPDTSINGRSVHAARVEMGRQLAREHAVDADLVIPVPESGTPAAVGYAAESGIPFGQGLTKNAYVGRTFIQPSDTLRQLGIRLKLNPLRDVIRGKRLVVVDDSIVRGNTQRALIRMLREAGAAEVHVRISSPPVKWPCFYGIDFASRAELIANGLSPDEIGQSLGADSLGYISTEGMIAATEQPSSQLCTACFTGKYPIELPPDDQLGKHLLEQAELPLGAPEDGLRSLSVTAGAATALQHP encoded by the coding sequence GTGGCCCCCCGCGGAGATGGACTTCTCAACCACGACCTCATGCCCGGCGAGAAAGGCCCCCAGGACGCCTGTGGCGTCTTCGGTGTCTGGGCGCCCGGCGAGGAGGTCGCCAAGCTCGCCTACTTCGGGCTGTACGCGTTGCAGCACCGAGGCCAGGAGTCGGCCGGCATCGCCACCAGCAACGGTGAGCAGATCCTGGTCTACAAGGACATGGGACTCGTCTCCCAGGTGTTCGACGAGACGGCGCTCAACGCCCTGACGGGGCACATCGCCGTCGGGCACTGCCGGTACTCGACCACGGGCGGCGTGACGTGGGAGAACGCCCAGCCGACGCTCGGCGCCACCGCGTCCGGGACCGTCGCGCTCGGGCACAACGGCAACCTCACCAACTCCGCGGAGCTCGTCAACCTCGTCGCGGAGCGCTACGGCAGCCAGCGCCGCGGCGAGCTCGCGCGCGGCAACACCACGGACACGGCGCTCGTCACCGCGCTCCTGGCGGGCGACGCGGACCACACGCTCGAGGCCACGGCGCTCGAGGTGCTCCCGCGCCTGCGCGGCGCGTTCTCGCTCGTCTTCATGGACGAGCGCACCCTCTACGCCGCGCGCGACCCGCAGGGCGTGCGCCCGCTCGTGCTCGGCCGCCTCGAGCGGGGCTGGGTCGTCGCGAGCGAGACGCCGGCGCTCGACATCGTCGGTGCGTCGTTCGTCCGCGAGGTCGAGCCGGGCGAGCTCATCGCGATCGACGCGGACGGCCTGCGCTCCCAGCGCTTCGCGCCCGCCGAGCGCGCGGGCTGCGTCTTCGAGTACGTCTACCTCGCGCGCCCCGACACCTCGATCAACGGCCGCTCCGTGCACGCCGCCCGTGTCGAGATGGGCCGCCAGCTCGCGCGCGAGCACGCCGTCGACGCCGACCTCGTCATCCCCGTCCCCGAGTCCGGCACGCCCGCGGCCGTGGGCTACGCCGCCGAGTCGGGCATCCCGTTCGGCCAGGGCCTGACCAAGAACGCCTACGTCGGGCGCACGTTCATCCAGCCGTCGGACACGCTGCGCCAGCTCGGCATCCGGCTCAAGCTCAACCCCCTGCGTGACGTCATCCGCGGCAAGCGCCTCGTCGTCGTCGACGACTCGATCGTGCGCGGCAACACGCAGCGCGCGCTCATCCGCATGCTCCGCGAGGCCGGGGCGGCCGAGGTGCACGTGCGCATCAGCTCGCCGCCCGTGAAGTGGCCGTGCTTCTACGGCATCGACTTCGCCTCCCGCGCCGAGCTCATCGCCAACGGCCTCTCGCCCGACGAGATCGGGCAGTCGCTCGGCGCCGACAGCCTGGGCTACATCTCGACCGAGGGCATGATCGCGGCGACCGAGCAGCCGTCGTCGCAGCTCTGCACGGCCTGCTTCACCGGGAAGTACCCCATCGAGCTGCCGCCGGACGACCAGCTCGGCAAGCACCTCCTCGAGCAGGCCGAGCTGCCGCTCGGCGCACCCGAGGACGGGCTGCGCAGCCTCTCGGTGACCGCGGGCGCGGCCACCGCCCTCCAGCACCCCTGA
- a CDS encoding DUF3073 domain-containing protein, with the protein MGRGRQKAKQTKVARALKYYSPETNYSALEQELTGHSHTDVVTDSRFGAESADDLERYDQRYNDWSDDR; encoded by the coding sequence ATGGGCCGCGGCCGTCAGAAGGCAAAGCAGACCAAGGTCGCTCGCGCGCTGAAGTACTACAGCCCCGAGACGAACTACAGTGCGCTCGAGCAGGAGCTCACCGGTCACAGCCACACGGATGTCGTGACGGACTCGCGCTTCGGCGCCGAGTCGGCGGACGACCTCGAGCGCTACGACCAGCGCTACAACGACTGGTCCGACGACCGCTGA
- a CDS encoding sulfate/molybdate ABC transporter ATP-binding protein translates to MSIEIRNVRKTFGDFVALDDVSVSVPTGRLTALLGPSGGGKSTLLRVVAGLEVPDSGEIEIEGRDATNLPARRRNVGFVFQHYAAFKHLSVARNVAFGLEIRRTPKPEIAERVDELLRLVHLESFAHRLPSQLSGGQRQRMALARALAIRPSVLLLDEPFGALDAKVRKELRDWLRRLHDEIPVTTVFVTHDQEEALEVADEIVVVNEGRIEQVGTPDDLYDRPANDFVMGFLGPVTRLGGVLVRPHDIHVEMLPDGVPSGAASARPGEPVVGVVARTTRVGFEVRAEVRAGDEVVSVVVTRAEARALGLAPGVAVRLSPAEGASTSAAPEPVTATAAV, encoded by the coding sequence ATGAGCATCGAGATCCGCAACGTCCGCAAGACCTTCGGCGACTTCGTCGCGCTCGACGACGTCTCCGTGTCCGTCCCCACCGGTCGCCTCACCGCGCTGCTCGGCCCGAGCGGCGGGGGCAAGTCGACGCTCCTGCGCGTCGTCGCGGGGCTGGAGGTCCCCGACTCCGGGGAGATCGAGATCGAGGGCCGCGACGCCACGAACCTGCCGGCCCGACGCCGCAACGTGGGGTTCGTCTTCCAGCACTACGCGGCGTTCAAGCACCTGAGCGTCGCGCGGAACGTCGCGTTCGGGCTTGAGATCCGGCGCACCCCGAAGCCCGAGATCGCCGAGCGCGTCGACGAGCTGCTGCGCCTCGTGCACCTCGAGAGCTTCGCGCACCGGCTGCCGTCGCAGCTCTCCGGCGGGCAGCGTCAGCGCATGGCGCTCGCCCGCGCGCTCGCGATCCGGCCGAGCGTCCTGCTGCTCGACGAGCCGTTCGGCGCGCTCGACGCCAAGGTCCGCAAGGAGCTGCGCGACTGGCTGCGCCGCCTGCACGACGAGATCCCGGTGACCACGGTGTTCGTCACGCACGACCAGGAGGAGGCGCTGGAGGTCGCGGACGAGATCGTCGTCGTCAACGAAGGACGGATCGAGCAGGTCGGCACGCCCGACGACCTCTACGACCGCCCGGCGAACGACTTCGTCATGGGCTTCCTCGGCCCGGTCACGCGGCTCGGCGGCGTCCTCGTGCGCCCCCACGACATCCACGTCGAGATGCTGCCCGACGGCGTCCCGAGCGGAGCTGCTTCGGCGCGCCCGGGCGAGCCCGTGGTGGGGGTCGTGGCCCGCACGACGCGGGTGGGCTTCGAGGTGCGCGCGGAGGTGAGGGCGGGCGACGAGGTGGTGTCCGTCGTCGTGACCCGTGCGGAGGCCCGCGCGCTCGGGCTGGCCCCCGGGGTCGCGGTACGCCTCTCCCCGGCCGAGGGGGCGTCGACCTCCGCCGCGCCCGAGCCGGTCACCGCCACGGCAGCCGTCTGA
- the purM gene encoding phosphoribosylformylglycinamidine cyclo-ligase, whose product MTADSPRTGLTYAAAGVDTEAGDKAVELMKDAVRRTHGPQVLGGVGGFAGLYDFSEVATYRRPLLATSTDGVGTKVAIAQALDVHDTIGFDLVGMVVDDIVVVGAKPLFMTDYIACGKVVPERIAGIVRGIAAACEVAGTALVGGETAEHPGLLGADEYDVAGAATGVVEADRLLGPDRVREGDVLVAMASSGLHSNGYSLVRAVLKHAGWGLERHVDELGRTVGEELLEPTRVYASDCLALAADDAAQVHAFTHVTGGGLAANLARVLPAGLVGVVDRASWDVPPVFRLVRELGGVPRGDLENTLNLGVGMVAVVGADGVDAALARCAALGVPAWTLGSVEAFDPSAARDVADGDLVAGTKGVQAGAVRLVGDYRA is encoded by the coding sequence GTGACTGCCGACTCGCCCCGGACGGGCCTCACCTACGCCGCCGCGGGCGTCGACACCGAGGCCGGTGACAAGGCCGTCGAGCTCATGAAGGACGCCGTGCGCCGCACCCACGGCCCGCAGGTCCTCGGCGGCGTCGGCGGGTTCGCCGGTCTCTACGACTTCTCCGAGGTCGCGACGTACCGCCGGCCGCTGCTCGCGACGTCGACCGACGGCGTGGGCACCAAGGTCGCGATCGCCCAGGCGCTCGACGTGCACGACACGATCGGGTTCGACCTCGTCGGCATGGTCGTGGACGACATCGTCGTGGTCGGCGCCAAGCCGCTGTTCATGACGGACTACATCGCGTGCGGCAAGGTCGTGCCGGAGCGCATCGCGGGCATCGTCCGCGGCATCGCGGCAGCCTGCGAGGTCGCGGGCACGGCGCTCGTCGGCGGCGAGACGGCCGAGCACCCGGGTCTGCTCGGCGCGGACGAGTACGACGTCGCCGGTGCTGCGACGGGCGTCGTCGAGGCGGACCGGCTGCTCGGTCCCGACCGCGTGCGCGAGGGCGACGTGCTCGTCGCCATGGCGTCGTCCGGCCTGCACTCGAACGGCTACTCGCTCGTGCGCGCCGTCCTCAAGCACGCCGGCTGGGGCCTCGAGCGGCACGTCGACGAGCTCGGCCGCACGGTCGGCGAGGAGCTCCTGGAGCCCACGCGCGTGTACGCGAGCGACTGCCTGGCTCTCGCCGCCGACGACGCCGCGCAGGTCCACGCGTTCACGCACGTCACGGGCGGCGGGCTCGCCGCGAACCTCGCGCGCGTCCTGCCCGCGGGGCTCGTCGGCGTCGTCGACCGCGCGAGCTGGGACGTCCCGCCGGTCTTCCGCCTCGTGCGCGAGCTGGGCGGCGTGCCGCGCGGAGACCTCGAGAACACGCTCAACCTCGGCGTCGGCATGGTCGCGGTGGTCGGCGCGGACGGCGTCGACGCCGCGCTCGCGCGCTGTGCCGCGCTCGGCGTCCCCGCGTGGACGCTCGGCTCGGTCGAGGCCTTCGACCCGTCCGCGGCCCGCGACGTCGCGGACGGCGACCTGGTCGCGGGCACCAAGGGCGTCCAGGCGGGCGCCGTGCGCCTCGTCGGCGACTACCGCGCCTGA
- the cysT gene encoding sulfate ABC transporter permease subunit CysT yields the protein MPSTLAERPGRAARERRPAPAASRPRRVRRARRTPNGPYRLTATSGLGLGVALVWFSALALVPLVAVLVETSAGGWPAFVSAVTQPQTAAALTLTVTQALAVTAVNVVMGTLIAWVLVRDRFPGKRLLEVLIDIPFALPTIVAGLVLLALYGPSGPLGIDVANTRAAVFLAFLFVTLPFVVRSVQPVLAELDRDVEEAAASLGATRSTTFRRVVLPALAPAITAGAALSFARAISEYGALVLLSGNLPMRTEVGSVRILSYLENGQPEQAAAVASVLLLVSLLVIAAIQLLQRRVARRG from the coding sequence GTGCCCTCGACCCTCGCTGAACGACCGGGCCGGGCGGCGCGCGAGCGCCGCCCGGCTCCGGCCGCGTCCCGACCGCGCCGGGTCCGCCGGGCGCGTCGGACGCCCAACGGCCCCTACCGCCTGACCGCGACCTCGGGCCTCGGTCTCGGGGTGGCGCTCGTGTGGTTCTCCGCGCTCGCGCTCGTCCCCCTCGTCGCGGTGCTCGTCGAGACGTCCGCCGGCGGCTGGCCGGCGTTCGTCTCCGCGGTCACGCAGCCGCAGACCGCCGCGGCGCTGACCCTCACGGTCACGCAGGCGCTCGCCGTGACGGCCGTCAACGTCGTCATGGGGACGCTGATCGCCTGGGTCCTCGTGCGCGACCGGTTCCCCGGCAAGCGGCTCCTCGAGGTCCTCATCGACATCCCGTTCGCGCTCCCGACGATCGTCGCCGGACTCGTGCTGCTCGCGCTGTACGGGCCGTCGGGACCGCTCGGGATCGACGTCGCGAACACGCGCGCCGCCGTCTTCCTCGCCTTCCTCTTCGTCACGCTGCCCTTCGTGGTGCGCAGCGTGCAGCCCGTGCTCGCCGAGCTCGACCGCGACGTCGAGGAGGCCGCGGCGTCGCTCGGTGCGACCCGGTCCACGACCTTCCGCCGCGTCGTCCTGCCCGCGCTCGCGCCCGCGATCACCGCGGGCGCGGCCCTGTCTTTCGCCCGCGCGATCAGCGAGTACGGCGCGCTCGTCCTGCTCTCCGGCAACCTGCCGATGCGCACCGAGGTCGGCTCCGTCCGCATCCTCAGCTATCTGGAGAACGGCCAGCCCGAGCAGGCGGCGGCCGTCGCGTCGGTGCTCCTGCTCGTGTCGCTCCTCGTCATCGCAGCGATCCAGCTCCTCCAGCGAAGGGTGGCCCGCCGTGGATAG